The Anabaena sp. WA102 genome contains a region encoding:
- a CDS encoding CAAD domain-containing protein has product MQEPEFKETQSKETTIPEINTQTGNLTKLQPPMQSQEQWLKYGQRISGFLGTLPDYVGKFFGQYQQPIVSIGLVVTGVITVKVLLAVLDALNDVPLVAPTFELIGIGYSVWFVYRYLLKASSRQELSEEITTLKSQVVGKHTSKS; this is encoded by the coding sequence ATGCAAGAACCAGAATTTAAAGAAACCCAGTCTAAAGAAACAACCATACCCGAAATTAACACTCAAACCGGGAATTTGACCAAACTTCAACCTCCTATGCAGTCTCAAGAACAATGGCTGAAATATGGACAACGAATTTCTGGTTTTTTGGGGACATTACCAGACTATGTAGGTAAATTCTTTGGTCAATATCAGCAGCCAATTGTTAGTATTGGCTTAGTAGTGACAGGAGTAATCACAGTTAAGGTACTATTGGCTGTATTAGATGCTCTTAATGATGTTCCTTTGGTAGCACCTACCTTTGAATTAATTGGCATTGGTTATTCTGTGTGGTTTGTTTATCGCTATTTACTCAAAGCTTCTAGCAGACAGGAGTTATCTGAAGAAATTACCACCCTCAAATCCCAAGTTGTCGGTAAGCACACTTCTAAATCTTAA
- a CDS encoding DUF4347 domain-containing protein translates to MFSNSFLRQTATTIVFIDSSVSDYQTLQTGVVEGVETVILSRNQDGIEQISQILQQHPHITTIHILSHGAPGCLYLGNSQLNLTNIHNYTQQLQHWQRQNILLYGCNVAAGDAGEEFIRKLHEITNATISASATKTGNAALGGNWELEVNIPEKKGKSPVFGADTLARYQGIFASPFATILTAVYGQLTAFAGLESFWQRFDEAFGSQYNRVLAESFLSQWQMGDFSQFPTIEVVSSDVLGSANGAYAISTNKIYLSGQFVTTASQQSLLAVILEEYGHFVDAHINTSDSAGDEGELFSALVRGVNLTASDLARIQAENDYAVISIDGQSITVEQAATLVGKWDRLTIANAIAIVGNYAYVVGDNLEVIDISNLSSPVFVGTYEFTVTQDSAGYYAKDVQIVGNYAYVAASGFGLQILDISNPTNPTLTGTYNTSGSASAVQVIGNYAYIADGQSGLQIIDITNPSNPTLKGTYNTSGSASAVQVIGNHAYVADEQSGLQIIDISNPTAPTLKGSYDTPDLAWGLQVAGNYAYVGDWRSGLQIIDISNPALPLLKATYKPDDFFWVKNINVSGNYAYTRGQVIDISNPLNPIKKGDYASSWPDGIDVSGNNLYNAGSGTGLNIFDISNPDFPVKKGFYDTSSGESVTVWVSNNYAYVGKNSSGVQIFDISNPSSPALKSHYGSYNSTPNVSFSAKDVEVVGSYAYIASWDQGLKILDISNPNNPISKATLAIPGQYYGTTALRVIGNYAYVTNINSGLSIIDITNPTAPTIKGNYAGEGYDVQIIGNYAYIANGYSGLQIVNISNPTTPTLISNFLGSGSYRQRGIEVVGNYAYVASETQGLLIIDISNPSAPTLKGTYNTPGDATRVSVVGNYAYVADGMYGLQIINISNPTNPTLAGNYDTSGSVADVRVIGDYAYVADGDGGLKIIDVSTFTNPSINQAPTDLTLSNSAITENLAVGTAIGSFTSTDPDTGNSFTYSLVTGTGATDNSLFAITNNQLTTNSVFDYETKNSYNIRVRTTDQGGLSFEKQLTIGVTDLNEDESFITTPQQDIIDAQDGDDTITSTFANLQQNDTIKGGNGTDTLIITGGTVNDIISIDTSNTTNQLDIPGTTVFGFERFDLTSFTGTVSFDGTTGNDWVKGGTGNDDLTGGDGNDYLNGGTGTDLLIGGKGNDTFVVDNIGDNIAEGLNGGIDTVESSITWTLKANLENLTLTGTTAINGTGNNLNNIITGNTGNNVLNGGAGADTLIGGAGNDSYYVDNTADSITENLNQGTDTVFSSVTYTLTTNLENLTLQGTTAINGTGNDLNNSITGNTAANVLTGGLGNDILTGNAGADTLIGGLGNDSLYLGLNDNVVDNVNYVLGDATDTVYQFVRGVGGDKLNFTGIANFDVITSGTSTLVRVGDGIGGNTGFGTGQLLVTLSGTSGFTSANANINLFGGNFLFN, encoded by the coding sequence ATGTTTAGCAACTCTTTTCTCCGTCAAACCGCGACAACTATTGTTTTTATTGATTCTTCTGTTTCCGACTATCAGACCCTACAAACAGGAGTTGTAGAGGGTGTAGAAACGGTGATTCTTTCCCGAAATCAAGACGGAATTGAGCAAATTAGCCAAATTTTACAACAACATCCCCACATCACCACCATTCATATCCTTTCCCACGGTGCGCCGGGATGCTTGTATTTAGGCAATAGTCAATTAAACTTAACCAATATTCACAATTACACCCAACAGTTACAACACTGGCAACGTCAGAATATTTTACTCTATGGCTGTAACGTCGCTGCCGGGGACGCTGGGGAAGAGTTTATTAGAAAGTTACATGAGATTACCAACGCAACCATTAGCGCGTCAGCCACAAAAACGGGAAATGCAGCTTTAGGGGGAAATTGGGAGTTAGAGGTTAATATTCCTGAAAAGAAGGGGAAATCTCCGGTGTTTGGTGCAGACACTTTAGCTCGTTATCAGGGTATATTTGCATCCCCATTTGCGACGATTTTAACGGCGGTTTATGGGCAATTAACTGCCTTTGCTGGGTTAGAAAGTTTTTGGCAGCGTTTCGATGAGGCTTTTGGTAGTCAATATAATCGCGTCTTGGCTGAGTCGTTTCTTTCTCAATGGCAGATGGGTGATTTTAGCCAATTTCCCACGATTGAGGTGGTAAGTAGCGATGTTTTGGGCAGTGCCAATGGAGCTTACGCAATTAGCACGAATAAAATTTATTTATCAGGCCAGTTTGTGACAACGGCGAGTCAGCAGTCTTTATTAGCGGTGATATTAGAAGAATATGGGCATTTTGTGGATGCTCACATCAATACTTCGGATAGTGCTGGTGATGAGGGGGAATTATTTTCGGCTTTGGTGCGCGGGGTGAATTTAACTGCGTCTGATTTGGCTCGTATTCAAGCGGAAAATGATTATGCGGTGATTTCTATTGATGGGCAATCTATCACGGTTGAACAAGCGGCAACTCTGGTGGGTAAATGGGACAGATTAACGATAGCAAATGCGATCGCAATTGTGGGCAACTATGCTTATGTAGTGGGGGACAACTTAGAAGTCATTGACATTAGCAACCTATCTAGCCCTGTTTTTGTTGGAACTTATGAATTTACTGTAACTCAGGATAGTGCTGGGTATTACGCCAAGGATGTACAGATTGTAGGAAACTATGCTTATGTTGCTGCTTCAGGTTTTGGATTACAAATTCTGGACATCAGCAATCCCACAAATCCTACCCTTACAGGAACTTACAATACATCTGGTTCAGCTTCTGCGGTACAAGTTATAGGCAACTATGCTTACATTGCCGATGGACAATCAGGACTACAAATCATTGATATTACCAATCCTTCTAATCCTACTCTCAAAGGAACTTACAATACTTCTGGTTCGGCTTCTGCGGTACAAGTTATAGGCAACCATGCTTACGTTGCCGATGAACAATCAGGACTACAAATTATTGACATCAGCAATCCCACTGCTCCCACCCTTAAAGGCAGTTACGATACTCCTGACCTTGCTTGGGGTTTACAGGTAGCTGGTAATTATGCCTATGTCGGTGATTGGAGATCGGGACTACAAATCATTGATATCAGTAATCCTGCTCTCCCCCTTCTCAAAGCAACATACAAGCCTGATGACTTTTTTTGGGTAAAAAATATAAATGTGAGTGGTAATTATGCTTATACTAGAGGACAGGTTATCGATATCAGCAATCCTCTTAATCCAATCAAAAAAGGTGATTACGCATCTAGCTGGCCTGATGGCATAGACGTTTCTGGCAATAATCTTTATAATGCAGGCTCTGGGACTGGCTTGAATATTTTTGATATTAGTAATCCTGATTTTCCAGTCAAAAAAGGATTTTACGATACCTCAAGTGGGGAATCTGTAACGGTATGGGTATCGAATAATTATGCTTATGTTGGCAAAAATTCTTCGGGAGTACAAATTTTTGACATCAGTAATCCTTCTAGCCCAGCACTAAAAAGTCACTATGGCTCCTACAACTCTACTCCCAATGTAAGTTTTAGTGCAAAAGACGTAGAGGTAGTTGGTAGTTATGCTTATATTGCTAGTTGGGATCAGGGGCTAAAAATTCTTGATATTAGCAATCCCAATAATCCCATCTCCAAAGCAACGCTTGCTATTCCAGGTCAATATTACGGCACTACAGCTTTACGGGTAATCGGTAATTACGCTTATGTGACTAACATTAACTCAGGACTATCAATCATTGACATTACCAATCCTACGGCTCCTACTATCAAAGGAAATTATGCTGGTGAGGGTTATGATGTACAAATCATTGGTAACTATGCCTATATTGCTAATGGTTACTCAGGATTACAAATAGTTAATATTAGCAACCCAACGACTCCAACCCTCATCAGCAATTTTTTGGGTAGTGGTAGTTATCGTCAGAGAGGAATAGAAGTTGTCGGAAACTATGCCTATGTCGCTAGTGAAACCCAGGGACTTTTAATTATTGATATTAGCAACCCATCGGCTCCGACCCTTAAAGGAACTTACAATACACCTGGGGATGCGACCCGTGTATCTGTAGTGGGCAATTATGCTTATGTTGCTGATGGTATGTATGGGCTACAAATCATTAACATTAGTAATCCGACTAATCCGACTTTAGCAGGAAATTATGATACCTCTGGCTCTGTAGCTGATGTGAGGGTGATAGGAGATTACGCCTATGTTGCTGACGGAGATGGGGGGCTAAAAATTATTGATGTGAGTACGTTTACTAATCCTTCCATTAATCAAGCCCCAACTGACCTTACCCTATCCAATAGCGCGATCACTGAGAACTTGGCAGTAGGAACAGCGATCGGCAGTTTTACCAGCACCGACCCAGATACAGGTAACAGCTTCACCTATAGCTTAGTTACAGGAACAGGTGCAACTGATAATAGTTTATTTGCTATTACCAATAATCAACTCACAACCAATTCTGTATTTGACTACGAAACCAAAAACAGTTACAACATTCGAGTTAGAACCACAGACCAAGGTGGGTTATCCTTTGAAAAACAATTAACTATTGGAGTCACTGACCTTAACGAAGACGAAAGCTTCATCACCACACCCCAACAAGATATCATAGATGCTCAAGATGGAGACGACACCATCACCAGCACCTTTGCCAATTTACAACAAAACGACACCATCAAAGGTGGTAATGGCACAGATACTTTAATTATCACCGGCGGAACAGTTAATGATATTATCTCCATAGATACCAGTAACACCACCAATCAATTAGATATTCCTGGGACAACAGTATTCGGATTTGAACGCTTTGATTTAACTAGCTTTACAGGTACAGTCAGCTTTGATGGTACTACTGGTAATGATTGGGTTAAAGGTGGTACAGGAAACGATGATTTAACCGGTGGAGATGGTAATGACTACTTGAACGGGGGAACAGGTACAGACCTTTTAATCGGTGGTAAAGGAAATGATACCTTTGTCGTAGACAATATTGGCGATAACATTGCTGAAGGTTTAAATGGTGGTATTGATACCGTTGAATCTTCTATCACTTGGACATTAAAAGCCAACTTAGAAAACCTCACCTTAACCGGAACAACCGCTATTAACGGTACAGGTAATAACCTGAATAATATCATTACAGGTAACACTGGTAATAACGTTCTTAATGGTGGTGCTGGTGCAGATACCCTCATTGGTGGCGCTGGTAATGATTCCTACTATGTGGATAATACAGCAGATAGCATTACAGAAAATCTGAATCAAGGAACTGATACCGTTTTCAGCAGTGTAACTTACACCCTCACCACCAACCTAGAAAACCTGACTTTACAAGGAACAACAGCGATTAACGGTACAGGTAATGACCTCAATAACAGCATTACAGGTAATACAGCAGCTAACGTTCTTACAGGTGGTTTAGGAAATGATATCCTCACTGGTAATGCAGGTGCAGATACTTTAATTGGTGGTTTGGGTAATGATAGCCTGTATTTAGGTTTAAACGATAATGTTGTAGATAACGTTAATTACGTTCTTGGTGATGCTACAGATACAGTTTATCAATTTGTGCGCGGTGTCGGTGGTGATAAATTGAACTTTACAGGTATTGCCAATTTTGATGTAATTACATCAGGTACTTCTACATTAGTGCGAGTTGGGGATGGTATTGGTGGTAATACTGGTTTTGGTACTGGTCAGTTATTAGTGACCTTATCAGGGACATCAGGATTTACCAGCGCCAATGCGAATATCAACCTCTTTGGTGGTAATTTCTTGTTCAATTAA